The Xenopus laevis strain J_2021 chromosome 5L, Xenopus_laevis_v10.1, whole genome shotgun sequence genome has a segment encoding these proteins:
- the LOC121393754 gene encoding uncharacterized protein LOC121393754 isoform X2, with translation MNLRNYLMWIIIFGLIMICKTTSEDTQEYEADDINAYLDEDANVDDEDAYIDYPESEKTVETFTIQPTIQWTSARNETENDKQYDIPVIVTGCILVIPVLGAIAWLVYAKIIKKKKPVNDVENPPETAQPEKDSPILESSDSFFRHLYKKIKAKITKKKPVTDVENPPEIAPSKQKLIEAKRPVLKKPKEKKKKKTVAGGEKPLMTIQPQQITATDESPVRSVRKKIKMKKKKPVNKAESLPAAVAAAESPDRGKLTEITENSEAPIDISLPEPGSDTFDVFSYMESILTSHKTPKNQKRKKVQRYAMFEEIMNDDDDDAEGLTQQLLALQNKLPTLKVLVRYEPIEDNEEKDATSMQSEMETSTIQLQTSEPREPESLVRYEPIEGSKEEDVTSLQSEMETSTIQLQTSEPREPER, from the exons ATGAATCTTAGAAACTATTTGATGTGGATTATTATATTTGGACTGATTATGATTTGCAAAACTACATCAG AAGATACACAAGAATATGAAGCAGATGATATAAACGCATATTTAGATGAAGACGCAAATGTAGATGATGAAGACGCATACATAGATTATCCTGAATCAGAAAAAACTGTGGAGACATTTACAATTCAGCCTACAATTCAGTGGACAAGTGCTAGGAATGAAACTGAGAATGATAAGCAATATGATATTCCAGTAATTGTTACAGGGTGTATTCTGGTAATTCCTGTGCTTGGAGCTATTGCATG GTTAGTGTATGCAAAAATTATAAAGAAGAAGAAACCAGTTAATGATGTTGAAAACCCTCCAGAGACAGCACAGCCAGAGAAAGATTCTCCAATACTTGAAAGCTCTGATAG ttttttcaggcatttgtataaaaaaattaaggcGAAGATAACAAAGAAGAAACCAGTTACTGACGTGGAGAACCCGCCGGAAATAGCTCCATCCAAGCAAAAATTAATAGAAGCTAAAAG GCCTGTGCTTAAAAAAcctaaggaaaagaaaaagaagaaaacagtCGCTGGCGGGGAGAAGCCACTAATGACCATTCAGCCTCAGCAAATAACAGCCACAGATGAAAGCCCTGTTAG gtCTGTgcgtaaaaaaataaagatgaaaaagaaGAAACCAGTTAATAAAGCAGAGAGCCTaccagcagcagtagcagcagctgaAAGCCCTGATAG GGGAAAGCTTACTGAAATTACAGAAAACAGTGAAGCGCCTATAGACATAAGCCTTCCAGAACCTGGAAGTGACACATTCGATGTGTTCAGCTATATGGAGTCTATATTGACATCACATAAAACGCCTAAGAATCAGAAACGTAAAAA GGTACAACGTTATGCAATGTTTGAAGAGATtatgaatgatgatgatgatgatgcagaaGGATTGACACAACAGTTGTTGGCGCTTCAAAACAAATTACCAACACTCAAAGT tttGGTGCGGTATGAACCGATAGAAGATAATGAGGAGAAAGATGCTACATCAATGCAGTCTGAGATGGAAACTTCTACTATCCAACTGCAGACTTCAGAACCCAGGGAACCAGAGAG tttGGTGCGGTATGAACCGATAGAAGGTAGTAAGGAGGAAGATGTGACATCACTGCAGTCTGAGATGGAAACGTCTACTATCCAACTGCAGACTTCAGAACCCAGGGAACCAGAGAGGTGA
- the slc17a5.L gene encoding sialin has protein sequence MRRRESDSGDRSPLLAEHGEPKYSIQRCPPAKVPVCCSARYNLALMALLGFFMLYALRVNLSVALVDMVKSNSTPRENTTANICPDHTTAPRILHNSTGRKYDWDADTQGWILGSFFYGYILTQIPGGYVAGKIGGKQLLGFGILGTAVFTLLTPLSADLGAGWLIAVRAVEGLGEGVTFPAMHAMWARWAPPLERSRLLSLSYAGAQLGTVVSLPVSGLICYYVDWVYVFYIFGTLGVLWFILWCFLVSDTPQSHRSITDSEKEYILSALQDQLSHRKSVPCCAMLKSLPLWAIIVAHFSYNWTFYTLLTLLPTYMKEILRFNAQENGFLSALPYLGCWVFMILAGIMADYMRGKLNFSTKVVRIIFNTLGMLGPAIFLLAAGYTGCNYSMAVVFLTLSTTLGGFSVSGYGINHLDIAPSFAGLLLGITNTFATIPGMVGPVIAKALTHDNTVEQWQIVFYIAAAINFFGAIFFIIFASGNVQDWAVDHSTEEDN, from the exons TGCCTGTTTGCTGCTCTGCCCGATACAACCTGGCATTGATGGCATTACTTGGCTTCTTTATGCTGTACGCATTACGGGTTAATCTGAGTGTAGCATTAGTGGACATGGTAAAATCAAACTCAACGCCTAGAGAAAACACAACTGCTAACATATGTCCTGACCACACAACTGCTCCAAGAATTCTCCACAATTCTacg GGTAGAAAATATGACTGGGATGCAGATACTCAAGGCTGGATTCTTGGCTCTTTTTTCTATGGATATATTCTCACTCAGATACCCGGTGGATATGTAGCTGGTAAAATTGGTGGTAAACAATtattaggatttggaattttgGGCACTGCTGTATTCACTTTACTGACTCCCCTTTCTGCGGATTTGGGGGCTGGATGGCTTATTGCAGTCCGGGCTGTTGAAGGACTTGGAGag GGTGTGACCTTCCCAGCTATGCATGCAATGTGGGCTCGTTGGGCTCCACCCCTGGAACGTAGCAGGTTGTTAAGTCTTTCATATGCAG GTGCTCAGCTTGGAACAGTTGTATCACTCCCCGTATCAGGTTTGATTTGCTATTACGTGGACTGGGTTTATGTGTTCTACATATTTG GTACTCTTGGGGTTTTGTGGTTTATATTGTGGTGTTTTCTTGTAAGTGACACCCCCCAATCTCATAGAAGTATTACGGATTCAGAAAAGGAATACATACTCTCTGCTCTTCAAGATCAA cttTCTCATCGGAAGTCTGTTCCTTGCTGTGCAATGCTGAAGTCATTGCCTTTATGGGCAATTATAGTAGCACATTTTTCCTACAACTGGACATTTTACACACTGTTGACTCTCTTACCCACATATATGAAGGAGATCCTCCGCTTCAACGCGCAGGAG aatGGATTCCTATCTGCGCTGCCTTACTTGGGATGCTGGGTATTTATGATCTTGGCAGGTATCATGGCGGACTATATGAGAGGGAAGCTAAACTTTTCAACCAAGGTTGTTCGAATAATTTTCAACACACTAG GAATGCTTGGGCCAGCTATATTTCTCTTAGCAGCTGGGTATACAGGTTGTAATTATTCAATGGCTGTTGTATTCCTTACTTTGTCAACTACACTGGGAGGATTTAGTGTATCAGGATATGGTATAAACCATCTCGACATAGCACCCTC TTTTGCTGGCTTATTACTTGGAATCACAAACACATTTGCTACAATTCCTGGAATGGTCGGTCCTGTTATTGCCAAAGCGCTTACTCACGAT AACACCGTGgaacaatggcaaattgtcttcTATATCGCAGCTGCTATAAACTTTTTTGGagccatattttttataatatttgcaaGTGGAAATGTGCAAGACTGGGCAGTCGACCACAGTACAGAAGAGGACAATTAG